The Salicibibacter halophilus DNA window GACTCCACGCATGCCAATACATACGGTGAACAAGAATCAACCGATTACAATGCGCATTATGGCACCGTCGGCTATCATCCTCTCGTTGCTTTCGATGGGATCACCGGTGATTTTATGAAGGCTCAACTACGCCCGGGCAACGTCTATACGTCCAACGGGGTTGTGGATTTTGTGAAGCCCCTGATCAAGCATTACAACGAAACATTTCCGGAGACGATCCCATTTCTGCGCGGGGACAGTGGCTTTGCGGTTCCGGAGCTGTATGAGCTATGTGAAGAGGAATCCGTCTATTACGTGATTCGCTTGAAATCCAATGCCAACCTGCAACGACTAGCCGATGAGCTCCATCCGGCAACACCGGACGTTACACAAACCGAATGCTATTATGAGGAAACCGAATACCAAGCCAAATCATGGGCCAAGCCCCGAAAAGTCATCATTCAATCCATTCGTCCGGCCGGCGAATTGTTTTTCACGCATGCATTCTTTGTGACAAGCCTGTTCGATGCCTTCTCTCCCAAAGAGATCGTCCGTTCTTACCAAAAACGTGGAACGATGGAGAATTATATCAAGGAAGCCAAAAATGGTTTTGACTTGGATCGAATGAGCAGCCATTCGTTTCAGGCCAACGAAGCAAGGATGATGTTTAGCTTGTTCGCGTACAATTTAACCAACTGGCTACGTACCCTTTGTTTTCCGGAGGAACAAAAGCGCATGCAAATCCAAACTATACGATCAAAGGTCATTAAAGTGGCAAGCAAGTTAGTAAAATCAGGGCGCTCGTTTTATTTCAAATTGGCTTCAAGCTTTGTTTATGAGACGTTTTTTTGGAAAGTGCTCCGACGCATTCAAGCCCTTAAACTGGAATGAAGCACAGTTATCGATAAAGCCCCATTTTTTAAAAGCCCCAGCGAGACCAAGGGAGACGTATGTCCAAAAAAGGCCTTTTTCAGCGTTTGCCTGTTATGTTTCGTTCCAACTTTAATCAGCTTAGCTTACTTTAGTGAACATAACCGAAAAATCGTTAGTTTTGATGCTCATTCACGCTATAACTTGGAAGTATGAATAATTCAGGACACCTTCTTTGGTGTCATACGTAAACTCATTTGCATAAAGGTTCTTAAAGCTTGATTGTCAAGTTTTAGTCCGTCGGCACCTTTTTCAATCGTTTTTTTAGCAAATTTCATGTTGATAACTCAAGGAAAAACTGTAAAAAAGGGCACGAAATGTGCCCACACTGTCAATCGTCTCCGTGATATTCTCTTCTCTACTTTACCTCATCACCAACTGTCGCCGCATCTCTATTCCCTTTTAAATTTCTTACAGCCTCCCTGCCACCAAAAATACGATTGGGATTTTTGACAAGAATTGTGTTGATCTGTTCCTCAGTGACACTGCCTTCTTTTAGAGCTGGAATTATATTTTGAAATATATGCCCAGGATGCCAATTCTCAGTCAGCTTTTTTAGTTCATCTGGCCAGGCTGGCGGCTTTCCTAGCCAAAAATTCACCTTATCATGGGACATCATTAATTGATCAGTATAACCGGAACCGATCAGGCCAAGGAGTGTACCGACCCTTTCATTGTCCATTGGCGCTCCAACAAATCCTTGTATGCCAAATCGGTCAAACCCTACAAAAACACCATTTTCTAATGTACGAAGATGATAATTGATGTCGGTATTTCCATCCATATGACCGATTAAAATACGTTTCGGATCCGCTCCTTCTGATACCAACAATTCTGCTTGTTCAGGACCCATAGTACCTTCTTGAGTATGGGTTATGATTGAAATCCCTGTTTCTTTTTGAACTTTTGCAGCAACTTTGAAAAATACTTCTTCATAGTCTGTTATCGCGTCTTTACCAGAACCAAGCTTTATGACTCCCGGCTTAATACCTGTTTTACCAATTCCCTCAGTGATTTCACCCATAAACAGCTCATATATCTCGTCTTCAGCTGTACCAAGGGCTTGCTTGAACTTAAAATATGCTGGCGCACCTTCGCCTTCATAATAATAGCCAGTGGAACAAATGATGTTTAATCCAGTTCTTTCAGCAATTTCTTTTAGTAGTTCAGGATCTCTCCCCGTATCATTCGGTGTTGCATCAACAACAGTTTTCACGCCATGTGCCTGAACAATTTCAGCGAATTCCATAGCGGCTCTTAAAATCTCTTCTCTATTATTTGGATAATATAACGAATTTCCGTAAAATCCAGGATAGCCGAAAAAGAAATGCTCATGCATTAATGTCTTACCCAACTCGTCTGCTAACACTGGACCCAATACTGTATTTACTTTTTGACTCATAAATTTCTCCTCCTTAATTTTTACATAGCCTCTCGGCATTCGCCGAGGCTGATGCGACAAGGGATCTCTTGACGCATGCTTTTCGTTATCCTCCTACCACCGGTAGGAGTTTTTGTTTTCCTTAGTTCGTATGAACCGCAAAAATTATTTCTGTAATTAGGTCAAAAAGTACTTGACTTTTTAAAATCATCCTCATAATCGCCGGTGAAGGGAACATTTTTTCCCTTTCTACGATTTTGGGGGTTTTTTGTTTGAAACCAACGGTTCGCTCGCATGACACGTACCAGAATTTTGTCCTGCAACAACTTCAGGAACATTACGGACGATCCATCATCCACCTGAATCAGGATTGGCCACTCATCCTCAAATGTTGGCAGGCCGACCTTTCCGGCATTACCGCTCAGCTGCAGGATCAGTACTCGGATCAAGGGCCGGAAGCCCGTGACCCGGCTTCCATGTTGCGTTCCTATCTTGTCTTCTTGTTCACGAATCCCGGTATCGGGATCACCGCATGGATCGACGAAATGAAACGCACGCCCATTTATGCCATCCTCAGCGGTTTTTCTCCTGATGATCTCCCCGGGGTCGGCACATTCTATGATTTTATCGAACAACGGATCTGGCCCGAGGTGGACAAAAACATGAAGCCCAAGAAGCAAAAACCGAAAAAGAAAGGCAATAAGGGTACGAATGGCCAGAAACCAAAGCCCAAGCCAGGCACCGTCGAGCGCCTCGTACAATGGCTGGAACGCCATATGGACATCTTTAAACCATTGCCCGGGGACCCTCTCTTTCAGTTTTTTGAGCAGAATATCTTAAGCGTTTCTGCGGACTTAGGCTTGATCGGAGATCCGAACGCGCTTAGTGTCGCCGGGGACGGCACCCCTGTGGTCACGCAAGCCTATCGGCGAAGCAAGCCGACCTGTGATTGTCGGGCGAACGGGATTTATGGATGCAGCCATCATCGCATCTATTCCCAGCCCGATTGCAACTCCGGGTGGGACAGCTCCCGAGAGACGTATTTTAACGGTTATCATCTCTATATGTTCA harbors:
- a CDS encoding phosphotriesterase family protein; translated protein: MSQKVNTVLGPVLADELGKTLMHEHFFFGYPGFYGNSLYYPNNREEILRAAMEFAEIVQAHGVKTVVDATPNDTGRDPELLKEIAERTGLNIICSTGYYYEGEGAPAYFKFKQALGTAEDEIYELFMGEITEGIGKTGIKPGVIKLGSGKDAITDYEEVFFKVAAKVQKETGISIITHTQEGTMGPEQAELLVSEGADPKRILIGHMDGNTDINYHLRTLENGVFVGFDRFGIQGFVGAPMDNERVGTLLGLIGSGYTDQLMMSHDKVNFWLGKPPAWPDELKKLTENWHPGHIFQNIIPALKEGSVTEEQINTILVKNPNRIFGGREAVRNLKGNRDAATVGDEVK
- a CDS encoding IS1380 family transposase; its protein translation is MATLPQITMDFNRKVKLSNDGGDLSSDTGEILFREFDEKLGFFHTLDKNLHLKDERLYHLHSNEQLLRQKLYQIIAGYDEDDAADQLTDDPVFRQIIGTDALASQPSLSRFFARFDTESIDQLNQANQALLDKVHQVRGSKSLIFDLDSTHANTYGEQESTDYNAHYGTVGYHPLVAFDGITGDFMKAQLRPGNVYTSNGVVDFVKPLIKHYNETFPETIPFLRGDSGFAVPELYELCEEESVYYVIRLKSNANLQRLADELHPATPDVTQTECYYEETEYQAKSWAKPRKVIIQSIRPAGELFFTHAFFVTSLFDAFSPKEIVRSYQKRGTMENYIKEAKNGFDLDRMSSHSFQANEARMMFSLFAYNLTNWLRTLCFPEEQKRMQIQTIRSKVIKVASKLVKSGRSFYFKLASSFVYETFFWKVLRRIQALKLE
- a CDS encoding transposase; protein product: MKPTVRSHDTYQNFVLQQLQEHYGRSIIHLNQDWPLILKCWQADLSGITAQLQDQYSDQGPEARDPASMLRSYLVFLFTNPGIGITAWIDEMKRTPIYAILSGFSPDDLPGVGTFYDFIEQRIWPEVDKNMKPKKQKPKKKGNKGTNGQKPKPKPGTVERLVQWLERHMDIFKPLPGDPLFQFFEQNILSVSADLGLIGDPNALSVAGDGTPVVTQAYRRSKPTCDCRANGIYGCSHHRIYSQPDCNSGWDSSRETYFNGYHLYMFTAADSPHDLPLYPRLQPASRHDSVSLVASAVEFNQRYTLGSVDRMLLDAAHDAGAIYELLDKQGTEPFIDLNKRSKTNIETGSDIQISPEGIPICPNGKKMKSNGFDKSQNRRKWRCTRSCGCSDATYGRTYHTKSSDNLRLFPKTPRDSQAWKDIYKRRTSSERTNKREKKDYQLEAGRHRSTMMWTMRIYGIMICQHIDAWYESQKDDWNKLKTTICPAAA